TAGTTGCCAGATTTGGACGAAAGATCTCAACAATCTTCAGGAGAACTATACTGGTGGCCACAATCTCTCTGTCCGCGTAACAATTACTGATATTGGTACTTCCTTTCACAATTTGTCTAACTTTGCAGGCCATAccttatataaataatataagatCAGTATCAATTTTAGACAAGTAGAGATTTTTCTTCATTGGACAAACTATGTAGTCtggtacatatattttttatccaaacGGGCCTTCCTATGCCAATTATTTTCTCCACCTCATCACCCCTCAACCccgaaaaagaaaaagaaaaaatgtgagTAAACCATTAAGTAGAATAATATCTTGTTCAACTATAATGTCAAGACATGGATAATTGAGGTTCATGACAAGAATATCCATAAATATCATTTTGCAGGAGCAATAACAAGGAGAAATTGCAAGCCTTGCGGCTCAAACATTATACCTTATCCATTGAGCAGTCAACCAAATTGTGGGGATCCTTTGTATTATAGTTTCTCTTGTGATGATTTAACTGGACAAGTACATTTCCGGACACTGAAGGGCTCATATCCTGTCATTGACATAAATAAGGAAAACAGAACATTCGTAATACAAGTGCGTGCAGAAAATGCTGGTAATTCATGTGATaccaaaactaaaattttatggCTCAATCAGTCATTGCCCTTTCATCGTATAGACCAGTGTGATGAAGGAAAATCACAAAACCTCAGTCCTGGTGGATTAAGAAATGGAATACACATCATGTGGAAACCACCACCAGAACCTACATGCAAAACTTCTGCAGATTGTGGGGATTGGCCAAATTCAAGTTGCAACATCAGGGAGGGACAAGGTCAGAGAAGGTGTCTATGTAATAAATACTACAAATGGGATGATTTAGCATTAAATTGTACCAGAGGTATGTTACAAGACTAACACCAGCTCCTCGTTTTATAATTCATGCTTGACTACAAGTCTATAGAGTCTTTAGTTGTTTAGTCTAATCTTTACCTGGTCTTTAGCATGCAGTGACACTATTATTCTTAGTGCCTAGTAGTCAGCAGAAGTTTCTCTAATTTTATGGTTAGTGGGTTGTTATGTTAACAGGAAAGTATGATGCAAGTCTGCAACGTACATGGTCTTGGATGTCTATATAAAGGTCATCATTTACCTTGAATAGATGCCACTGCTAAGTTATTTTCAGTAGCTATgtctatttttaattcattaaaagcTCAACATATTGTTGGCAACAGTCCAAAGATACTCTTAACATTGTGTGATATGTCCACATTAAGCCAAACCCGCCTGATTTTTCTCGAAAGGTCTCGCACCACCACTACACCTTATATgtcttatttttcctttttcagcTACTAATGTGAGACTTTGTTCGCACACCCAATCATCTCCACTTCAAACTAAGTTTCACATGAATCATCACCTTATGGGCTCACCCATATCAATCTAGTATTTATGGCCACTGAAGCCCACTGACTTATTGTTTGTGTATGCATTTCCACAACTGTGGGTAAAGGTAGTAAATCGGCACGTAGACATGCAAAGGCATTGAGTCGTGCCCCATGCCACCACTCCACCATATTTATACTCATCTCGCATAACCATTGACTCTATATTAGTTGTTGGCAAGAACAACCCAAAGGAAATCTGAACATCGCGTAGTATTGTCCAAAAGGCCCCACACTATTAAGAGTATCCAACAATTTATGtacctttcttttcttctctacTTTCACGTGGGACTTTGTTCACACACACTCAATCTCCCTCTCAATCGAGTATTCATGGTTAACTTTGAGATTAATTGTGTATCACTCTCATCAACCGAGTATTCACAGCCACCAAACTACTGGCTTCTTTTGTGTGCACCTTCAAAGCTACAGGTAAAGGTAGAAAATCTCCCTATAGATGGGAAAAGACACTAAGACGGGTCTAACGCCATCACTCTGCCATCTCCATACTCGTCCAGCCAAGGCATTGTCTTTGATACCAGTTGTTGGGATAAAACAACCCAAACACACGCTTAACATGATGTGATATTGTCCGCTTTGGGCCATGCATGTAGAATTTTCCACAGAAGATCTCACACCATGAATAGTACAATTACACCTTATATGTagcttcttttccttttcaaccATCAGTGGGGAACTTTGTTTGCATACCTAACAAGGTGTGGATCTCCACCCTCTAATCCTTTTAGTTGTATTCTCCATTTTATTCACCTAAGCAAGTTTCAGTTTCGTTTGGTTCAGAGCATGCAGGACAAAGAGGATGGAGTGGAGAGAAGGCAACATCCTTGAATCTCAAAGTCCTGATTATTTCTGTCAGTCTAGCTGCTGGAACTATAACCATTTGCTATGtaatttacaatagaaaaaagGTGGCAAGAAGGAAAGGTAACAAATAGCACaagcttttatatatatgtatgatatacATTATGaattttctgctaattttgAACTTACTTTATGTAATGAGAAGCCAAGAAAATAAGTTTGGGGAATGGGATAGAGTATTTGTCCGAGTGTGGAGGTTCATCTAAATATTTGGTAACGGAAGATGATAAGAAACGGATAGATCTCCCATTTTTCAACTTGGAAAGCATACTAGTCGCTACTGACAACTTCTCAGACGCAAACAGGCTTGGTCAAGGTGGATTTGGCCCTGTTTACAAGGTGGTGGTTCTCACATGTGCATTGTTTATTTgtaccatttttatttttatcttgcTAACTACATCTAATATTGTACAGGGTAAGTTCCCTCAAGGACAAGAAATGGCAGTTAAGAGGTTGTCAAGTCATTCTAGTCAAGGTGCTGAAGAAtttaaaaatgaagtaatgttAATTGCCAAACTCCAACACAGAAATCTAGTGAGACTTTTGGGCTACTGCATCGAGGAGAACGAAAAGATCTTATTATATGAACATATGCCCAACAAAAGCTTAGACACCCATATATTTAGTGAGTCTACTTACTTTTCTTCTGAGAACTTGGCTCCATTCCATTATAGAATCTCTCCAGTTGGTTCAGTAAAGCTCTAATTTCATTATACCAGTCAACATACAGATATAAGGGTCAATAATCATTTAAACTAAACCACCTCTTCACCCTTGTTGAACAAAAACTTTGCTTTGTTGGGGGTCATTATTATATTGGAAACAGAAAACGAGTATCCGAAAACTATTGCTGGGAATTTCCTTTTGGTGTGGAAAGATTTTCTTATCATGGGGAACATTCGTCAATGGTGAAACAATGCAAGAATGTAGTAACAAAAGCTTAGAAATTAGAATGCTTAATTTCTGTTATCCTATATTTAATTGGAGGTATTAGACAGTCCTTGGATTATTTATCCCACAATTTACACCTTAGTGATGATTTAATTGGAGGTATTAGACAGTCCTTGGATTATTTATCCCACAATTTACACCTtagtgatgggataagttatctCATATACTTGGTGGAATAACTTGTCAAGGGATAATTAATCACAGGATAACTTATTCCCAACCAAACGACTTTGAGTTGACTGTACCCAGGTGCTTTATCTATcctgagaaaaaaataatcaaataccTCCGATACTAGAAGGTATAGAGTTTCTTAGGACACAATGTGAATTCAATTTTGACTTGATGAGCTTCTTCTAGGATAGTTCTCTTGAGACAATTATCAAACATATTGTAGGCAAAAGTATTTGATTTCTAAAAAGCTGCTATATAGTGTACCTTCAATTGTTTTCGGTTTTTGCTAATGCTGTGATTTCTACAAACTTGTTTTGCAAGATCATAGTGTACACCCATTGTTGGATTGGAATATCCGCTTCAAAATTATATTGGGCATTGCTCGTGGACTTCTTTATCTACACCACGACTCCAGATTACGTATCATTCATAGAGATCTAAAAACGAGCAATATTCTATTAGACGAAGAGATGAATGCCAAAATATCAGATTTTGGCTTGGCCAGGATTGTTGAAGGCAGAAATATTGATGCTAAGACGCAAAAGGTCGCCGGAACTTAGTAAGTAAATATCTATACACTTTCAGTTTTAACTTTCTGCATAATATATAATCGCCAAAAAGCTTATGAAAATTACAAGTACATTGTGCAATCACCTGTTTATAGAGAATCAGAAACCCTACGAGCAGCCCTTATTTCATGAACTAGCCCCTCTCAAATCTCCGATCAGGAACTCTTCATTCACCGTGTCACCGGAGCTAGATGGATCTTAATTACCGGCATGATATTGTTTCCCTCTAGTATCAAGTATTTGAAGTGTgtaaatttgattatattttaacACCTCCTTCACGTGTTATTATCATGGGCGGAGAAAATTATGCGGTGAATAAAGGCTAAATGTTAGAGTAgctattatgaatatatatttgatttttgtatattCTGTATTCATTCATCTTAGACATTTCTATCTCATATAcatgataattaattttggaATAATTTGTTCGTTTAATTGAGATTAATTCTTGCCTTTGTGATATACAGCGGCTATCTTGCACCAGAATATGCATTGGAAGGACTTTTTTCAATCAAGTCTGATGTTTTTGCTTTTGGTGTGGTTGTACTGGAAATCATTAGTGGAAACAAAAACTTGGATGTTCTTGAAGACTCAAACCTCTTGGGTCATGTAAGTACCAAAATACTTTCTCTATTTTAGAACATGTAATCTTAAACATACAATTTATATGAATATTGGGGATCGTTGATGAGTcgaaaattaaatataattacaGGCTTGGAAGCTATGGATAGAAAATAAGGCAATGGAGATAATGGATCAAAGTCTAGTGGATACATTCAATGAAATTGAAGTAGCAAAGTGCATAAACGTAGCACTTTTATGTGTGCAAGAAGATCCAGGTGATAGACCAATTATGTCCAATGTGATAATTATGCTTGGAAGTGAAAGCATGGCTCTTCCAAGACCTAATCAACCAGCTTATGTCACAAGGAAAAATTACACAATAGGAGCAAGCacatcttcttcctcttcttataatcataataattattattatgattcatTCACTGGCTCTAAAAATGAGTTGACCATCACTGATATGCAAGGCCGATAGATTATAGTCAATTGATTCATGAAGCATTTTCGATATGCATATATAGAATGACACTATTTGTTGTAATTATAAGTAGGCGGATCTAGGTAGAGGAGAGGGAATGCATGGGCACTCGAACACTCGAGAAGAACTTCATATGTAAATATCtcgagtatatatatatatatatatatatatatatatatagaatttaGAATCACTGGGTGTAAGCATATAAATATAGTACTAATAGGATAGGATTAGCAATACTACTGTCGACTATTCTCTTGTATGGAACACACAACTGAAGCAGACATGTTGATGCTTAGCTCTGTGCTTATAGTGAGAGAAGCAGACATGGTGATGCTTAGCTCTGTGCTTATAGTAATTCTCAgcattgattttcttttatctctatatatttaaacttttgaaattatttactatggtaataaagtaaaaacaatttatttgtctttttcCTCATGTTTTATCATGAAAGTTGCAAGTAGAATAAGTACAAATTAAAATCATGGCACAAAATTGACACCCATACTGTATCTCAATTTTACAACTGCAGGTTGCAACAAAAGACATGAAAATTGAATATTCAAACACAGAAATGGTCCTATATATATAGGGTAAGTCAACTTCATAAGTATGGGCTGAAATATAACATTTGTGTGCCAAAGTATATGGGTAATATATACTGGGGAatctataatataatatgatgaaataGCTAACAACAAATTGACAAATTATAGTAACGTTTTTTTCAGAAGCTATATATGCATAAATAAATagcaccaaaaaaataatatggacCACTGTATATATATAGTCCAAGTACTATACAATAACGGCTATAAACGGGATTTTCCCTCTTCGTTTTAAACTTCTACTATATACAGCcaagaaataatattatatatttttgaagatgTTTATTTTCAAACGGATCATACTAATAG
This window of the Solanum pennellii chromosome 2, SPENNV200 genome carries:
- the LOC107010949 gene encoding G-type lectin S-receptor-like serine/threonine-protein kinase At4g03230 isoform X2, with the protein product MKSTSVFLFLLLLYFKCDSRDMITSRNILSNKRKTLVSAGQIFELGLFNKRSKDGEIRNYVGIWYQVSPETIVWVANRDKPIPISEEILAIDIDVDGNLKVLDSTSNSYFSTGLVSASSFKRTAKLYDSGNLVLIDDLSGKRLWQSFNNPTDTFLPGMNMNNALKLTAWSDTKKDPSTGNYTFQQSPGRKFEYTILFQDTTLRWKGSAPPAYAKPFSFSELPSLVVSMLNNFSDNTNTLASDFNYTRLVMNSSGEIQLYGWFSESRGWFQMWSEPQGPCEVQDICGNFGICNSGFMSRCKCLPGFDPVSIDEWTVGTYTDGCSRKPVSSCNKKSEFDTFLNMHLMKFEEPDMPYVEAKSEEDCRKGCLRNCKCLAYSYFEQPIAERETSSMETVPSCQIWTKDLNNLQENYTGGHNLSVRVTITDIGAITRRNCKPCGSNIIPYPLSSQPNCGDPLYYSFSCDDLTGQVHFRTLKGSYPVIDINKENRTFVIQVRAENAGNSCDTKTKILWLNQSLPFHRIDQCDEGKSQNLSPGGLRNGIHIMWKPPPEPTCKTSADCGDWPNSSCNIREGQGQRRCLCNKYYKWDDLALNCTREHAGQRGWSGEKATSLNLKVLIISVSLAAGTITICYVIYNRKKVARRKAKKISLGNGIEYLSECGGSSKYLVTEDDKKRIDLPFFNLESILVATDNFSDANRLGQGGFGPVYKGKFPQGQEMAVKRLSSHSSQGAEEFKNEVMLIAKLQHRNLVRLLGYCIEENEKILLYEHMPNKSLDTHIFNHSVHPLLDWNIRFKIILGIARGLLYLHHDSRLRIIHRDLKTSNILLDEEMNAKISDFGLARIVEGRNIDAKTQKVAGTYGYLAPEYALEGLFSIKSDVFAFGVVVLEIISGNKNLDVLEDSNLLGHAWKLWIENKAMEIMDQSLVDTFNEIEVAKCINVALLCVQEDPGDRPIMSNVIIMLGSESMALPRPNQPAYVTRKNYTIGASTSSSSSYNHNNYYYDSFTGSKNELTITDMQGR
- the LOC107010949 gene encoding G-type lectin S-receptor-like serine/threonine-protein kinase At4g03230 isoform X1, which produces MKSTSVFLFLLLLYFKCDSRDMITSRNILSNKRKTLVSAGQIFELGLFNKRSKDGEIRNYVGIWYQVSPETIVWVANRDKPIPISEEILAIDIDVDGNLKVLDSTSNSYFSTGLVSASSFKRTAKLYDSGNLVLIDDLSGKRLWQSFNNPTDTFLPGMNMNNALKLTAWSDTKKDPSTGNYTFQQSPGRKFEYTILFQDTTLRWKGSAPPAYAKPFSFSELPSLVVSMLNNFSDNTNTLASDFNYTRLVMNSSGEIQLYGWFSESRGWFQMWSEPQGPCEVQDICGNFGICNSGFMSRCKCLPGFDPVSIDEWTVGTYTDGCSRKPVSSCNKKSEFDTFLNMHLMKFEEPDMPYVEAKSEEDCRKGCLRNCKCLAYSYFEQPIAERETSSMETVPSCQIWTKDLNNLQENYTGGHNLSVRVTITDIGAITRRNCKPCGSNIIPYPLSSQPNCGDPLYYSFSCDDLTGQVHFRTLKGSYPVIDINKENRTFVIQVRAENAGNSCDTKTKILWLNQSLPFHRIDQCDEGKSQNLSPGGLRNGIHIMWKPPPEPTCKTSADCGDWPNSSCNIREGQGQRRCLCNKYYKWDDLALNCTRVSFGSEHAGQRGWSGEKATSLNLKVLIISVSLAAGTITICYVIYNRKKVARRKAKKISLGNGIEYLSECGGSSKYLVTEDDKKRIDLPFFNLESILVATDNFSDANRLGQGGFGPVYKGKFPQGQEMAVKRLSSHSSQGAEEFKNEVMLIAKLQHRNLVRLLGYCIEENEKILLYEHMPNKSLDTHIFNHSVHPLLDWNIRFKIILGIARGLLYLHHDSRLRIIHRDLKTSNILLDEEMNAKISDFGLARIVEGRNIDAKTQKVAGTYGYLAPEYALEGLFSIKSDVFAFGVVVLEIISGNKNLDVLEDSNLLGHAWKLWIENKAMEIMDQSLVDTFNEIEVAKCINVALLCVQEDPGDRPIMSNVIIMLGSESMALPRPNQPAYVTRKNYTIGASTSSSSSYNHNNYYYDSFTGSKNELTITDMQGR